The Candidatus Desulfarcum epimagneticum DNA segment GCCAGGCTCCCGCCCATCAAATAGGCCGAAAGGGGGTCCGGCCCGAAACTCTCCCTGTCCTCCATTTCCCCGGCCGGATCCCTTAAAAACAATTGAAGCCGGTTTTGCAAGAAAAACCTCGCCGGATGGGCGAAAAACAGGGCCAGCTGATCCAGGTCTATTTTCCTCCATTCAGATGAGGGAGGTGAAAAACTCCCGGACATAAAGGGCCGGGGCTCCTTATGGGGTGAGGAAAGGGCTTTCGCGCCGGCGAAATTTTCCCCGGAAAAGCTGATCCGCCGGGAATCGTGGCTGAAACAGTCCGGGGAAAAGGCCTGAAGACTGTGGAGGACGGTCACATGGTCCAGGATGTCCCGGCCGGGAATCTCGCATGTGTCTTTGATGACGTCCAGAAGGGAGGAGACGAGCACTGAGGGAGGAATGGGCGAGTTGTCCTGGACGCTCTGGCCGACATGGCTGATGAAAAGAGCCTTTTCGGCGGACAAAATGGCCTCCAGAAACAGGTATTTGTCGTCATCGCGCCTGGAGCGGTCCCCCGGCCTGGGATGGGCCGCCGCCAGGTCAAAACCCGGCGACGGGGAGCGCCTGGGGAAGGCGTCGGCGTCCATGCCCGCCAGGCAGATGACCGGGGCCGGGACGCTTCGCATGGGAAGCATGGCGCAAAAGGTCACGCCGCCTGAAATAAAACCAAAGCCGGGGCGCGCGTCCTTCAAACGGTCCGAGATGTATGAAACCGCCGCGTCCAGCGGCATTTCCCCCTCAAAACCGGACAGCCGCCCCAGGTCCCTCAAATCGGAGAAAATGTTTTTTAAAAGCCGGAATTCCCCCTCCAGGCGGTCATGGGGTTTGAAAAAACGCCGGAGTATACGCTCAAAAAAATCCGCCCAGCCGGCCGGGCTTTTGAACGCGTCAAAGGAGTCGGAGATGGAAAAAAGAGATTCCAGAAATTCCAGAAACCGCCCCATGCCCAGGGCCTCCTCCCCCTCCATGCCCTCCCAGGGCAAAACGCCGGCGAACAGGCGTCCGTCTTCCCCGGCCCCCTCCCCTCCCGGGATGGCGTATCCCAAAAGAAGACGGCGGATTCCGGATTTCCAGGTGTTTTCGGGAAAACCGGGGAGCCCCAGCGCCTTTCTGTGGCCCTCGTCCCTGCCCCAGCGAATCCGGGCGCCCTCAATCCATCGGGCCGCTTTTTCCACATCCCGGGGCTCAAGACCAAATTTTTCCTTAATTCCCGGGTATTCCAGAATGTCCATCACATGCCATGCCTCGAACCGGGAGCGCCTCAAATCCAGAATGCTCAAAAAACCCTGGATGAGCCCGTTTCGCCGGGCCGGTCCCTGGTCCGCCACGCTGTAGGGAAGAGGCGGCCTTCCCCCCCGGTCTCCGCCGAACACCGCGTGGATGAAAGGCGCGTATTTTTCGATGTCCGGGGTCATCACAATGAAATCCCGGGGCGAAAGACCGGGGTCCTGCTCCATCACGGAAAGGATATAATCATAAAGGACCTCCATTTCCCGCATGGGGCTGTGGCAGGAATGGAGCTGGATGGAGCGGTCGTCTTCGGAGACCATGCCCCTTTCATGTCTCAAATTTAAAATGTCGCGCTGAATCCGGCCCAGCAGGGTCCGGCTTTCGGGCTCGTCAAAGCGCTCATCCGAAACACATTCAAAACCGTAAACGATTTCAAGAAAATCCCGGCCCTGCTTTCCCAGCTCTCCCAAAAGACGGTTGCCGGGCTCCAGATGCAGGTCGTCCGCGTCTGGAACAGACGACGCCCCGCCATGTTTTTCCTCAGCCCGGGCCCTTTCCCGGTCCCGAATTCGGGCCTCCCGGCGCCGCGACACAATGTCCGCCCAGTATTCCCGGCAGGGATTTTTAAAAAAAAGGCTCACGGGAATGAGCCGGGACAGCATGTCGAACATTTCCAGGAAAAAAGGGGGCAGGTAGGAGATTCCGAACACCGACACCCGCTCGCGCAGATCCCGGGGATCAATTTCGCCCCTTTGAAGTTTTTCAAAAAACGCCCGCCGAAGCGCGGCCGGATGAAGGTCCCCGGGCCGGTCGGCCTGGATTTGGGACACCATATCCCGCCACAGCCGGGCCTGCCAATCCTCCCCCTCGCCCCGCTCCCATTTCAGGAGCATGTCGGGTCTGAAAACCAAATACTGATCAAACACCCCCGCCGTCTTTCGGGAAAGCTGAAACAGTTTCAGCCCCCGGTCGTCATCCGCCCGGTCTTCATGAGCCCGGTCATCCGACCGGGCATCATTAAAAAGATAGCGTTTTAAGCTTTCAAACCCCGGCTCATCCAAATGCCTGGGAATCCGCTCCATTAGCCGAAAGGCCATGGCCTCCGGGTCAAAGGCCGATCGTTCCGGAAGTCCGGGAAGGGTTCTTCGGAACACCTCGTTTAAAAAAGCCCGGGGGAGAAAAAATGACAAACGGGCCGCGATCCCCTCCCTTTGGGCCAGGGACATGGCGATCCACCTTTCCATCCCCCGGCTCTGGGCCACGATGATCTCGGGCGCGGCCGGGGATGAAAGCGGGGGCCTCAGCGTCTCGGCCAGGCGGTCGGCCAGCGTCTCCAGACGGTTTCCGGAAAACAAAAAAAGGCCGGGCCCCCGGTCGGACGCCGCGTTTGCCGGACAAAGGCTCACTTGGGCTCAGGCTTGGGCTCTTTGATTTTAACCGGCAGGGACTGCTTCACAGACGGCGCTTTGGCCGCCGAGGGTTTGTTTCCCGTGGACTTCATATGGCTCTTAATGCCGCTCATGCCTCCCTGGTTCACGTTCATCGAAGGCGGCATGGAGCCCGGCATGTCCCCCGGGAAAGGCGGGCCGGACGCGCCTTTTCCCTTGTCCCCGAACGAAAGGCCGGGGCCCTTCAAACCGTCTTTGCCCCCGGAGCCGCCGCCTTGTCCCCGTCCTCCGGACGGCCCCGTTCCCCCACGAGAAGGCCCCTGTCCCCGGCCGGACGAAGGCCCCATGTCAAAGCCTTTGGCAAGCAGGCGCGCCCGGTCCCGGGCCACGGCGGCCGGGGCCGAGGGCGGCCCGTTCCAGGGAACCCCGGTCTCCTGGTAATCTTTTAAAATCGCGGGGCCGGCCCCGGGATCGCTTAAGCTGAACACCTTCAGCGTGGTATTTTCCAGGGCCACCACCCGGGTTCCGGTCTCATCCACATCCAGGATAAACTCAGACCCCGTCACCTTGATCAGCGCGGCGCCGGTCTTGATTTTAAAGGCGGTCGGATCAAACCGGGCCAGCCGGGTCACATGGACCCGGGCCTTTCCCCGCTTCATGCTCAAAAGAAACGAGCGCTTCTTTCTTTCCGGCATATACACGCTTTGATCGATTTTCAGCGAACTCAGCGACGTCAGGGTCAGCAGGCTGCCGTCGTTGAATTTCAAACGGATCCGCCCGCCTTTCATGGCGATGACCTGGTCTCCCTTGTAAACCGGGAACCCCTTCCGGATGACATAGGCGACGTCGGCGCCCGCATGGACGGCCAGCGCCTGTCCCAGAACCTGCTCCGATTTTCCCACGGACGCGCCCGGCCCGGGCTTGAATCGTTTCTCCACCCGGACGCCTTTGGGCAAAAGCGAATCGGACGAATTCCCTTCCAGGGCCGCGGCGTCCGGAACACGCGAAAAAACCGCCAGGCAGACCCCGGCCAGAAAAATCGTCGCTTTTCCTTTCAATCGATTCATCATTCCCCCCCCCAATCACCGCTCAAAGGACAAATGCAGAGCCCCTGTCCTTTGCCGGTAGTCATAGTCATCGTCTGTGGAGTGATTCTCCAGATACGTCCATTCCGTCGAAAGGCGCAGACCCTCAAGCCACAAAGGCATGGAGACAGAGGCGGTTCCGTAATACTGCTCGTCCCGCCGTCTGGACCCGTCATCGGCGCGCTCATACTCATCCCAGGAATATGTCTGGTAAAACCCCAGCCTCCAGTCCCCGGGCAGGGTCAGGGTCAGGCCCGCGCCCGCCTGTTTTTCCAGGTATGTGTAATCGGCGGACGCCTTTGACGAACGGCTCACCCCCCCGCTGAGGCTGAGGTTGGCCCTGTTTTTGAAAAATCCCGAGTAAAGGGCGATTTCCGCCCCCGATTCGTAGCCGTCCTGGTCCTCGTCCGTAATGTGGTCCTCGGCGGAATAAGAATACGTCACGTTGACCAGGTGGTTTTGGAACGCCCGCCAGGTGAGGCCCGGCTTGATCTGGCGGGCCCGAAGGTAAGGCTCGTTTCCCAGGCGGGTCCCGGAGTGGAGATATTGAAAATGAAAGGCCAGGGACTCCATGTAATGCGCGGCGTAAAGCCCGCCTTCGCTGATGAGGTACTGGTAATCCGCCAGCTTCTGATTCAGGGTCTGGTAATGGTTGTAGCCCACGCTGATTTCCTGCCGGGGCTTTTTTAAAAGATCATACTTGACCGACAGGTAGCCGGTCCCCAGGAGATCATCGTCGCTTCCCCGGCTGTAAGTGGACATGGCGGTCAAAGGAACGTTGTCGTCATACTGATACCCCAGGCGGCCATACAGATGCCAGCGCCGCTTCTCCTTTATTTTTCGCCGGATGGTCTCCAGCCATTTTTCGGCTTTGGACGCCAGCATGGGGCTTCGGGATTCGTTTTTCACATATTCAAAGCGTGTTCGGGCCTGTTTTTCCATCCCAGCGTGGTAATGGCTCACGGCGGACAGGTAAACAGCCGGGTCTTTCAGGGACGGCTCGTTTTCGCCGGCGGACTCAAAATAAGGGATGGCCTCCCTGTGGCGTTTGAGGCCAAACAGGCAAAGCCCCGCGTAATACGCGGCCTCCCCATGGGAGGGGTCCTGGGCCGCGATTTTTTCAAACACCGCCAGCGCCTGGGCGTGGTCCCCGTTTTCATAGGCGATTTTCGCGGAGTCGTACTCCATCTCGGCCAGGTCGGGCTTTTGCGCCAACGCCCGCTCAAAATGCCCCTTCGCCTCTTCGGGGCGCCCCATTTTCGAAAGGGCCGCGCCCAGGTAATAATGGCTTTCCGGGTGGTCGGGATCGATTTCAAGGGCTTTTTGAAAATGTTTTGCGGCGGCCCCGTGGTCCCCCTCCTCATAGGCGAAAAGCCCCATGTCGAAATAAATCTCCGGGTCTCCCGCGAAAACAGGGGATTTATGGACAAAAAACGAGGCGAACAGAAGCGCCCCCGCCAGCGCGCCAAAAAAAAGAATGCGATGCGGTTTTCGGCTCATCTTATGGTTTTCCTCCTTGGGGTTCACTCAAAAATCAGTTTACAATTTTGGGAGTTAAGTCGCCTGTCTGACAAGGCGTGAAAACTTGAGGCATATCGGGATATGCCGAGTTTTCATAACGCGGTCAGGATGAATTGGCTTCCAAAATGTAAAGTTATTTTTGAGTGAGCCCTTGGCATCCGGCCTTCAGGTAAGCGTCCAGGGCGTCGGTCAGAATCTGGGCCGGGTCTTGGTCCGGCGGCGTGTCCGGGGCCAGAACGGTCGCCATCCAGGGATCGGCGCACAGGCGGCGCATCCCGGCGGCGATAAACGGGCTTTCGCAGGCCAGCTTCGCCCGGATTTCAAAAAAACGC contains these protein-coding regions:
- the recC gene encoding RecBCD enzyme subunit RecC; its protein translation is MSLCPANAASDRGPGLFLFSGNRLETLADRLAETLRPPLSSPAAPEIIVAQSRGMERWIAMSLAQREGIAARLSFFLPRAFLNEVFRRTLPGLPERSAFDPEAMAFRLMERIPRHLDEPGFESLKRYLFNDARSDDRAHEDRADDDRGLKLFQLSRKTAGVFDQYLVFRPDMLLKWERGEGEDWQARLWRDMVSQIQADRPGDLHPAALRRAFFEKLQRGEIDPRDLRERVSVFGISYLPPFFLEMFDMLSRLIPVSLFFKNPCREYWADIVSRRREARIRDRERARAEEKHGGASSVPDADDLHLEPGNRLLGELGKQGRDFLEIVYGFECVSDERFDEPESRTLLGRIQRDILNLRHERGMVSEDDRSIQLHSCHSPMREMEVLYDYILSVMEQDPGLSPRDFIVMTPDIEKYAPFIHAVFGGDRGGRPPLPYSVADQGPARRNGLIQGFLSILDLRRSRFEAWHVMDILEYPGIKEKFGLEPRDVEKAARWIEGARIRWGRDEGHRKALGLPGFPENTWKSGIRRLLLGYAIPGGEGAGEDGRLFAGVLPWEGMEGEEALGMGRFLEFLESLFSISDSFDAFKSPAGWADFFERILRRFFKPHDRLEGEFRLLKNIFSDLRDLGRLSGFEGEMPLDAAVSYISDRLKDARPGFGFISGGVTFCAMLPMRSVPAPVICLAGMDADAFPRRSPSPGFDLAAAHPRPGDRSRRDDDKYLFLEAILSAEKALFISHVGQSVQDNSPIPPSVLVSSLLDVIKDTCEIPGRDILDHVTVLHSLQAFSPDCFSHDSRRISFSGENFAGAKALSSPHKEPRPFMSGSFSPPSSEWRKIDLDQLALFFAHPARFFLQNRLQLFLRDPAGEMEDRESFGPDPLSAYLMGGSLAERFMEGKGSEDFFPVEKAEGRLPHGSAGEAVYRQTESRALAFSARALELSGLKGGGESGEPIEISFETKNGFWVFGKIPHMGPGGVIQFRFAKKKARDMLRAWIFHLALGACGKKDVPGRALLVCADSAWEFGDVPNAGSRLEYLLGLFERGLCEPLRFFPESSHAFAKALWEKKSRSRAIKAAEATWEGSFFRGEKEDLYYERCFSGRPVRSVMDEAFMEMAQNVFEPMLRHCREVFSFKPNQ
- a CDS encoding exported hypothetical protein (Evidence 5 : Unknown function) — protein: MMNRLKGKATIFLAGVCLAVFSRVPDAAALEGNSSDSLLPKGVRVEKRFKPGPGASVGKSEQVLGQALAVHAGADVAYVIRKGFPVYKGDQVIAMKGGRIRLKFNDGSLLTLTSLSSLKIDQSVYMPERKKRSFLLSMKRGKARVHVTRLARFDPTAFKIKTGAALIKVTGSEFILDVDETGTRVVALENTTLKVFSLSDPGAGPAILKDYQETGVPWNGPPSAPAAVARDRARLLAKGFDMGPSSGRGQGPSRGGTGPSGGRGQGGGSGGKDGLKGPGLSFGDKGKGASGPPFPGDMPGSMPPSMNVNQGGMSGIKSHMKSTGNKPSAAKAPSVKQSLPVKIKEPKPEPK
- a CDS encoding conserved hypothetical protein (Evidence 4 : Unknown function but conserved in other organisms), encoding MSRKPHRILFFGALAGALLFASFFVHKSPVFAGDPEIYFDMGLFAYEEGDHGAAAKHFQKALEIDPDHPESHYYLGAALSKMGRPEEAKGHFERALAQKPDLAEMEYDSAKIAYENGDHAQALAVFEKIAAQDPSHGEAAYYAGLCLFGLKRHREAIPYFESAGENEPSLKDPAVYLSAVSHYHAGMEKQARTRFEYVKNESRSPMLASKAEKWLETIRRKIKEKRRWHLYGRLGYQYDDNVPLTAMSTYSRGSDDDLLGTGYLSVKYDLLKKPRQEISVGYNHYQTLNQKLADYQYLISEGGLYAAHYMESLAFHFQYLHSGTRLGNEPYLRARQIKPGLTWRAFQNHLVNVTYSYSAEDHITDEDQDGYESGAEIALYSGFFKNRANLSLSGGVSRSSKASADYTYLEKQAGAGLTLTLPGDWRLGFYQTYSWDEYERADDGSRRRDEQYYGTASVSMPLWLEGLRLSTEWTYLENHSTDDDYDYRQRTGALHLSFER